In Clostridium swellfunianum, a genomic segment contains:
- a CDS encoding arsenate reductase family protein, translating into MNIQIFGVKKCFDTQKAERYFKERKIKYQFVDLNQKALSKGELQSVKAAVGLKALIHEKSKEYVKLNIGSIRTESVKEELLLNNPKLYNTPIVRNGRQATVGYAPEIWASWEAVTK; encoded by the coding sequence ATGAACATACAGATTTTTGGAGTAAAAAAATGCTTTGACACACAAAAGGCAGAAAGGTACTTTAAGGAAAGAAAGATTAAGTATCAATTTGTGGATTTAAATCAAAAGGCATTATCAAAGGGAGAGCTTCAGAGCGTTAAAGCTGCTGTAGGCTTAAAGGCTCTAATACATGAGAAGTCAAAAGAGTATGTTAAGTTGAACATAGGAAGCATTAGGACCGAAAGTGTTAAGGAAGAGCTTTTGCTTAACAATCCAAAGCTTTATAATACTCCTATAGTTAGAAATGGCAGGCAGGCAACTGTTGGATACGCTCCAGAGATTTGGGCCAGCTGGGAGGCTGTCACAAAATAG
- a CDS encoding SpoIIIAH-like family protein encodes MKIKLQFNKIKSSLIIVLIVLASANLLSIYYIHHVKSKAKESFFVQQRLLRAQEYSKSFNTYKAIIDDKNISQENRQAVLEKYKSLSDAAEAELKIESLLKSKGFTDSFVSIAPKRAASVVIRYDNGKLGDREIKIIKETMLRFTDIRDIEVIQRD; translated from the coding sequence ATGAAAATAAAACTACAGTTCAATAAGATTAAAAGTTCTTTAATAATTGTGCTTATAGTTCTCGCATCAGCAAATTTACTGAGCATATATTACATACATCATGTGAAATCAAAGGCAAAAGAAAGTTTCTTTGTTCAGCAAAGGCTTCTTAGGGCTCAGGAATATTCAAAATCCTTTAATACCTATAAAGCTATAATTGATGACAAAAATATTTCACAAGAAAACAGACAAGCGGTACTAGAAAAATACAAGTCGTTAAGTGATGCTGCTGAAGCTGAATTAAAAATTGAGAGTTTGCTTAAATCCAAAGGCTTTACCGACAGCTTTGTTTCAATTGCCCCTAAAAGAGCAGCTTCAGTTGTCATAAGATATGATAATGGCAAGCTAGGAGACAGAGAAATTAAAATAATTAAAGAAACGATGCTTAGATTTACAGATATAAGAGACATTGAAGTTATCCAAAGGGATTAA
- a CDS encoding proline--tRNA ligase produces the protein MKLSNALLCTLREVPAEAEIQSHKLMLRAGMMRKLASGVYSFMPMGLRVLKNIEQIVREEMDRAGAQEFLGSALLPAELWRESGRWDIMGPEMFRLRDRNDRDFCLGPTHEEIFTDIARNEIKSYKQLPLNLYQIQTKYRDERRPRFGVMRSREFIMKDAYSFDKDNEGLDVSYNKMYTAYHDIFKRCGLEAKCVEADSGAMGGSGSAEFMIKSEIGEDEIAFCTACDYAANMEKAPAAAEMLEKEELKELRKIETPNIRTIDELVIFFSTTSKKFAKTLIYKVDEKLVAVMVRGDREVNEVKVINAVGGAVDFQMADAEAVFTATDAAVGFAGPIGIKVDYLFIDNEVSNMNNIIVGANDTGYHYENANYGRDFEGIVGDFRKAVEGDKCPKCGKVITIARGIEVGHIFKLGTKYSKAMGANFIDENGESKPLIMGCYGIGINRTMAAIIEQNNDENGIIWPVSVAPYKVIVIPAVTKDAQQMKIANELYESLKFLGIDVLLDDREERAGVKFKDADLIGIPIRITVGKKINEGSIEFKLRQCPDIELIAIESAIERVKQELKKNNIWR, from the coding sequence ATGAAACTGTCAAATGCGTTACTATGTACTTTAAGAGAAGTACCAGCAGAAGCAGAAATACAAAGCCATAAGCTTATGCTTAGAGCTGGAATGATGAGAAAGCTTGCTTCAGGGGTATATAGCTTTATGCCTATGGGGTTAAGGGTTTTAAAAAATATTGAACAAATCGTTAGAGAAGAAATGGATAGAGCGGGGGCCCAAGAATTTTTAGGTTCGGCTTTGCTTCCTGCTGAGCTTTGGAGGGAATCTGGACGTTGGGACATTATGGGACCTGAAATGTTCAGACTTAGGGACAGAAATGACAGAGATTTTTGCCTTGGACCAACACATGAGGAAATTTTCACTGACATTGCCAGAAATGAGATTAAGTCCTACAAACAGCTTCCATTAAACCTGTACCAGATTCAAACAAAGTACAGAGATGAAAGAAGACCTCGCTTTGGAGTTATGAGGTCTAGAGAGTTTATTATGAAGGATGCCTACAGCTTTGACAAGGATAATGAGGGCTTAGATGTTTCCTATAATAAGATGTACACGGCCTATCATGATATTTTTAAACGCTGTGGGCTTGAAGCTAAGTGTGTTGAAGCTGATTCAGGTGCCATGGGAGGTTCAGGCTCAGCTGAGTTTATGATTAAGTCCGAAATCGGTGAGGATGAAATAGCTTTTTGCACAGCTTGTGATTATGCAGCAAACATGGAAAAGGCTCCAGCTGCTGCAGAAATGCTTGAAAAGGAAGAGCTTAAGGAACTTAGAAAGATAGAAACTCCTAATATAAGAACAATTGATGAGCTTGTGATTTTCTTTAGTACTACCTCTAAAAAATTTGCGAAGACTTTAATTTATAAGGTAGATGAAAAGCTTGTTGCTGTAATGGTTAGAGGCGATAGAGAGGTTAACGAGGTTAAGGTAATAAATGCTGTTGGCGGTGCTGTAGATTTTCAAATGGCTGATGCTGAAGCTGTATTTACTGCTACTGATGCTGCTGTAGGCTTTGCGGGACCTATAGGTATTAAGGTTGATTATCTTTTTATAGATAATGAGGTTTCCAATATGAACAATATTATAGTTGGAGCAAATGATACCGGATATCACTACGAGAATGCAAACTATGGCAGAGACTTTGAGGGGATCGTAGGAGATTTTAGAAAGGCTGTAGAAGGAGACAAATGCCCTAAGTGCGGCAAGGTAATCACCATAGCTAGAGGAATAGAGGTTGGGCATATATTTAAGCTTGGAACAAAGTACTCAAAGGCTATGGGAGCAAACTTTATAGATGAAAATGGAGAAAGCAAGCCTCTTATCATGGGTTGTTACGGCATTGGAATAAATAGAACTATGGCAGCTATTATTGAGCAGAACAATGATGAAAACGGAATAATTTGGCCAGTTTCTGTTGCACCATATAAGGTCATAGTAATTCCAGCTGTAACAAAGGATGCACAACAGATGAAAATAGCTAATGAACTTTACGAAAGCTTAAAATTCTTGGGAATAGATGTGCTTCTAGATGATAGAGAAGAGAGGGCAGGGGTTAAATTTAAGGATGCTGATTTAATTGGAATTCCAATTAGAATTACTGTTGGAAAGAAAATAAATGAAGGCTCCATTGAATTTAAGCTTAGACAATGTCCTGATATAGAGCTTATAGCTATCGAGTCAGCAATTGAAAGAGTTAAACAAGAATTAAAGAAAAATAATATATGGAGGTAA
- the mscL gene encoding large-conductance mechanosensitive channel protein MscL: MLKEFKKFAMRGNVIDLAVGVIVGGAFNKIVTSLVSDIISPIIGLLTGGIDLKDITIPIIGTAVDIKIGMFMQSVLDFLIISFSVFLMVKGITSLRRRQEKEEKEEKVEPILTKEEQLLEEIRDILKQQNS; this comes from the coding sequence ATGTTAAAGGAATTTAAAAAATTTGCTATGCGCGGTAATGTAATAGATCTTGCTGTAGGTGTTATTGTGGGAGGTGCTTTCAATAAAATTGTTACTTCTCTTGTAAGCGATATAATATCGCCTATAATTGGACTTCTAACCGGAGGAATAGATTTAAAAGATATAACTATTCCTATAATAGGCACCGCAGTTGATATTAAAATAGGTATGTTCATGCAGTCGGTTTTAGACTTTTTGATTATATCCTTCTCAGTATTCTTGATGGTAAAGGGTATTACTTCTCTTAGAAGAAGACAGGAAAAAGAAGAGAAAGAGGAGAAAGTAGAACCAATTCTTACAAAAGAAGAACAGTTGCTTGAAGAGATTAGAGATATATTAAAGCAGCAAAACTCATAA
- a CDS encoding bacteriohemerythrin — translation MIKWKEDYVLGIEIIDEQHKKLFEIAERAFNLLKDEFRTDKYDAIIEILGELKDYTVFHFKSEEDYMMSIGYRKVLSHKVYHNDFIETINNVDLSKIDKNQDEYIMELLGFVVKWIDEHILQQDKQIIAV, via the coding sequence ATGATTAAGTGGAAAGAAGATTATGTATTAGGGATTGAGATTATCGATGAGCAGCACAAGAAACTATTTGAAATAGCTGAAAGAGCCTTTAATCTTCTAAAAGATGAGTTTCGTACGGATAAATACGATGCAATTATAGAAATTTTGGGTGAGCTAAAGGATTATACTGTGTTTCATTTTAAATCAGAAGAAGATTATATGATGAGCATAGGCTACAGAAAGGTTTTATCTCACAAGGTTTATCACAATGATTTTATTGAAACTATCAACAATGTAGACTTAAGCAAAATAGATAAAAATCAGGATGAATATATTATGGAGCTTTTAGGTTTTGTTGTAAAATGGATTGATGAGCACATTTTGCAGCAGGATAAGCAAATAATTGCAGTTTAA
- a CDS encoding GNAT family N-acetyltransferase: MEKAALNQKVILKKYIDEKDYAEIYKLEELCKEQDKVNLKLELDYKLLRTREYEKSLNETNEFLYYINEVLVGYIGISSFASNLGEINGVVHPEWRRKGIFTKLCKLAIDESRDRNFNKILLLCDAKSTSALGFIKSTGGSYAFSECGMKVSNLEASEDFQIEIALRKAVNRDLQEINKQNSVFFGSEGNEPMLPEDEEKNNTVTYMIELKETTIGKIKVSKEMDSAFISGFGIMPEYRGKGYGKQTLREILRRLRSEGIYDAALDVAVENTNALKLYKSCGFEEQSVMNYYEIK, encoded by the coding sequence GTGGAAAAGGCTGCATTAAATCAAAAAGTTATTCTTAAAAAATATATAGATGAAAAAGACTATGCAGAGATATATAAATTAGAAGAACTTTGTAAGGAGCAGGATAAAGTTAATTTGAAATTAGAGCTTGATTATAAGCTGCTTCGCACTAGGGAATATGAAAAGTCACTCAATGAAACCAACGAGTTTTTATATTATATAAATGAAGTTCTAGTTGGATATATAGGAATATCAAGCTTTGCTAGTAACTTAGGTGAAATAAACGGGGTAGTTCATCCTGAGTGGAGAAGAAAAGGTATCTTTACAAAGCTTTGTAAGCTGGCAATTGATGAAAGCAGAGATAGGAACTTCAATAAAATATTACTGCTTTGCGATGCAAAGTCCACTTCGGCATTAGGCTTTATTAAGTCTACTGGTGGCAGCTATGCTTTTTCTGAGTGCGGTATGAAAGTAAGCAACTTAGAAGCTTCTGAAGATTTTCAAATAGAAATAGCTTTAAGGAAAGCTGTTAATAGAGATTTACAGGAAATCAATAAACAAAACTCAGTATTTTTTGGCAGTGAAGGCAATGAACCTATGCTTCCAGAGGATGAGGAGAAAAATAATACTGTTACATATATGATTGAGCTTAAGGAAACTACTATTGGGAAGATAAAGGTAAGCAAGGAAATGGATTCTGCTTTCATAAGCGGCTTTGGCATTATGCCTGAATACAGAGGGAAAGGCTACGGCAAGCAGACACTAAGAGAAATACTGAGAAGGCTAAGAAGTGAAGGTATCTATGATGCAGCCTTGGATGTAGCTGTTGAAAACACGAATGCCTTAAAGCTTTATAAATCCTGTGGCTTTGAGGAGCAGTCAGTGATGAATTACTATGAGATAAAATAG
- a CDS encoding DUF6020 family protein yields the protein MRDKRGLQALVFGAVLMIICFLLYLAAYFPALMSTDSLDQWSQMVSLKFNDWHPAVHTWLNLILTKVWYSPASIALAQIIALVFVYAYAMYTLLKLGVGKAICFLTMMIFALYPINGFLVITLWKDIPYSIMLLWITINLMNIVKTEGEWVSTPVNAVSFTISCLGAVFFRHNGMLVFLIVMVVLFIIYRNYKRIFSLISVIILASYFIITGPVFNKMNIAKSPSTEALGIPMQQLAAVVRENGKLDEKDKEFLSKILPLELWNKEYLPYSTNPIKFSKDFNGDYVSKNKSDFVKHWAAIVMKNPQIAVEAYLKQTSIIWKVKPYADSYTYTVTREINKNQFGLQTKPINSKLNNLANKIYEFTYGSKYFILFWRPALWLYLSIISALISAVILGRKTWVILMPLAGNILSLLVAIPAQDYRYLYSNVLIAAVLIPLAVNVIFRGKTVPKRHVNQ from the coding sequence ATGAGAGATAAAAGAGGGCTTCAAGCTTTAGTTTTTGGAGCTGTACTAATGATTATATGTTTTTTGCTTTATTTAGCTGCCTATTTTCCAGCATTAATGAGTACAGATAGCTTAGATCAGTGGTCACAAATGGTTAGTTTGAAGTTTAATGATTGGCACCCAGCAGTGCATACATGGCTCAATTTAATATTAACTAAAGTATGGTATTCACCAGCAAGCATAGCTTTGGCTCAGATTATTGCACTGGTTTTCGTATATGCCTATGCAATGTATACGCTTCTAAAATTAGGTGTAGGAAAAGCTATCTGCTTTTTAACAATGATGATTTTTGCTTTGTATCCTATCAATGGTTTTTTAGTTATAACTCTTTGGAAGGATATACCATATAGCATTATGCTTTTATGGATAACTATAAACCTGATGAATATTGTTAAAACCGAAGGGGAGTGGGTAAGTACTCCAGTCAATGCTGTTTCCTTTACCATAAGTTGTCTTGGAGCGGTATTTTTTAGACATAATGGTATGCTCGTTTTTTTAATTGTAATGGTTGTTCTTTTTATTATTTATAGGAATTATAAACGTATATTTTCATTGATTAGTGTTATAATTCTAGCTTCATATTTTATTATAACTGGACCAGTATTTAATAAAATGAATATTGCTAAGTCACCATCAACGGAAGCTTTAGGAATTCCAATGCAGCAGTTGGCTGCTGTGGTTAGGGAGAATGGGAAGCTTGATGAAAAAGATAAGGAGTTTTTAAGCAAAATACTTCCTTTGGAGCTATGGAATAAAGAATATCTGCCCTACAGTACAAATCCTATAAAATTTAGTAAAGATTTTAATGGAGACTATGTTTCTAAAAATAAATCTGACTTTGTTAAACATTGGGCAGCTATAGTGATGAAAAATCCCCAAATAGCAGTAGAAGCTTATTTAAAGCAAACATCAATTATATGGAAGGTAAAACCTTATGCTGATTCATATACATATACAGTCACTAGAGAGATAAATAAAAATCAGTTTGGTTTGCAAACAAAACCCATAAACAGTAAATTAAACAATTTAGCCAATAAAATTTATGAGTTTACCTACGGAAGTAAATACTTCATATTGTTTTGGAGGCCTGCCCTATGGTTGTATTTGTCAATAATCAGTGCGTTAATTTCGGCGGTAATATTAGGTAGAAAAACATGGGTTATTCTAATGCCTCTAGCAGGTAATATTCTATCTTTACTGGTTGCAATTCCTGCTCAAGATTACAGATATTTATATTCTAATGTATTAATTGCGGCAGTACTAATACCTCTAGCTGTAAATGTAATATTTAGAGGGAAAACAGTACCCAAAAGACATGTAAATCAATGA
- a CDS encoding 4Fe-4S dicluster domain-containing protein, giving the protein MKRIDERDTMFARMNYSEGTPQYEDYYRRNPDKKDSDDVIRSKPNLCSEGTMSYDPVNSPIAEAAFMFLSDIKHLSEGEVNPNKVEFSPEAATRRLKGLALQYGAKLVGITKLEDYHFYSHRGRHNENYGEKVTNTHKYGIVFAVEMKKEMLNRAPMVSEIIETSKCYVDAAVIGMVLSYYLRHIGYEARNHMDANYLLIAPLVARDAGLGQIGRNGVLTTKDYGSRVRLGVVTTNLELITDKPFDFGLHDFCELCGNCAVICPGKAIPKDSMKEINGLKRWQITQENCYNLWRNIGTDCGICLAGCPFSQEVETMKTAESYKDNPELIKQAVDEYKSKYKTRPFIKDQPEWLK; this is encoded by the coding sequence ATGAAAAGAATAGACGAAAGAGATACGATGTTTGCAAGAATGAATTATTCAGAGGGCACGCCTCAGTACGAGGATTATTATAGAAGAAATCCTGACAAGAAGGATAGTGACGATGTCATAAGGTCGAAACCTAATCTTTGCAGCGAAGGAACAATGTCTTACGACCCTGTTAATTCTCCTATAGCTGAAGCAGCATTCATGTTTTTATCTGATATAAAACACCTTTCCGAGGGAGAGGTTAACCCAAACAAAGTAGAATTTTCACCTGAAGCTGCAACTAGAAGATTAAAGGGCTTAGCCCTGCAGTATGGCGCAAAGCTTGTTGGGATTACAAAACTTGAAGACTATCACTTTTACAGTCATCGAGGCCGTCATAATGAAAACTATGGAGAAAAGGTAACTAACACTCATAAATATGGAATAGTTTTTGCTGTTGAAATGAAAAAGGAAATGCTTAACCGAGCTCCCATGGTTTCTGAAATTATTGAAACCTCGAAGTGTTATGTTGATGCAGCTGTGATTGGAATGGTATTGTCATACTATTTAAGGCATATAGGCTATGAAGCAAGAAACCATATGGATGCAAATTATCTATTAATTGCTCCATTAGTGGCAAGAGATGCAGGTCTTGGTCAAATCGGAAGGAATGGTGTCCTTACTACTAAAGATTATGGCTCAAGAGTGAGGCTTGGAGTTGTAACCACAAACCTTGAGCTTATAACAGATAAGCCCTTTGATTTTGGGCTTCACGACTTTTGCGAGCTTTGCGGCAACTGTGCTGTTATTTGTCCAGGTAAAGCTATACCTAAGGATTCTATGAAAGAAATAAACGGCTTAAAACGCTGGCAAATAACTCAAGAAAACTGCTACAACCTTTGGCGAAATATAGGCACCGATTGCGGCATATGTTTAGCCGGCTGCCCCTTCAGCCAAGAGGTTGAGACAATGAAGACTGCTGAAAGCTATAAAGATAATCCTGAACTCATCAAACAAGCTGTTGATGAATATAAGTCTAAATATAAAACTCGTCCCTTTATAAAAGATCAGCCTGAATGGCTTAAATAA
- a CDS encoding RNA polymerase sigma factor produces MHKDSLEKQLADYVVRNKERYYRLAYSYVKNAEDALDIIQESIYKAISHIDSLKGIEHIKTWFYKIVVNTSLDFLRKQRRVVVVEDEVLASLDTGTNDEYENFDLQSALENLPEGHRTIVILRYFEDLKIEEIAEILDENISTIKTRLYKSLRLLRIDMNDYEEA; encoded by the coding sequence ATGCATAAGGACAGTTTAGAAAAGCAGCTAGCAGACTATGTTGTTAGAAACAAGGAAAGATATTACAGGCTAGCATACAGCTATGTGAAAAATGCTGAAGATGCCCTTGATATTATCCAAGAATCCATATACAAGGCAATTTCACATATTGATTCACTGAAAGGTATAGAACATATAAAGACTTGGTTTTATAAAATTGTTGTAAATACTTCTCTGGATTTCCTTCGCAAGCAAAGAAGGGTAGTTGTTGTTGAAGACGAGGTTTTAGCTAGTCTAGATACCGGAACAAATGATGAGTATGAAAACTTTGATTTGCAATCAGCATTGGAAAACTTGCCTGAGGGACATCGCACCATAGTGATATTAAGGTATTTTGAAGATTTAAAAATAGAGGAAATTGCAGAAATTCTAGATGAAAATATCAGTACAATAAAAACCCGTTTATATAAATCGCTTAGGTTGCTGCGAATAGATATGAACGACTATGAGGAGGCTTAA
- a CDS encoding DUF3298 and DUF4163 domain-containing protein: MSNKSLHQLKKEYDDIPIPKELDFVVKKAFKDSEVYSQKKKYLFRRTSTAAASIAALAVTLTIGINTSPVFAATLSKIPVMGNVVKVLTFREYIINEENHNANIKIPSIQGLNNKEIEKSLNEKYLEENKKLYEEFIEDMEELKKMGDGHTGIDSGYEVKTDNETILSVGRYVVNTAASSSTTFKYDTIDKKKEVLITLPSLFKDKSYIEIISDNIKKQMIQQMKSDPDKIYWVSYEGGEEVIDAFEKILEHQSFYVNSESKLVISFNKYEVAPGYMGVVEFTIPTDIISDILVGNEYIK; encoded by the coding sequence ATGTCAAATAAAAGCTTGCATCAGCTTAAAAAAGAGTATGATGATATACCTATTCCAAAAGAATTGGATTTTGTAGTTAAAAAAGCCTTTAAAGACAGCGAAGTATATAGCCAAAAGAAAAAATATTTATTTAGAAGAACAAGCACAGCAGCTGCTTCCATAGCTGCATTGGCAGTCACACTTACTATTGGTATTAACACCAGTCCTGTATTTGCTGCAACATTGTCTAAGATACCTGTAATGGGAAATGTAGTAAAGGTTTTGACCTTTAGAGAGTATATTATAAATGAAGAAAATCATAACGCAAATATTAAAATTCCATCTATACAAGGCTTGAATAATAAAGAAATAGAAAAGAGCCTTAACGAGAAGTACCTTGAGGAAAATAAAAAGCTATATGAAGAATTCATTGAAGATATGGAAGAGCTAAAGAAAATGGGTGATGGACATACAGGTATCGACAGCGGGTATGAAGTGAAGACAGATAATGAGACTATATTATCTGTAGGCAGGTATGTTGTAAACACCGCAGCATCTTCCTCCACAACCTTTAAATACGATACTATAGATAAGAAAAAGGAAGTTTTAATAACTCTGCCAAGCTTATTTAAAGATAAGAGCTATATAGAAATTATTAGTGATAACATTAAAAAGCAGATGATTCAGCAGATGAAGTCTGACCCGGATAAAATTTATTGGGTTAGTTATGAGGGTGGCGAAGAGGTAATAGATGCGTTTGAAAAGATATTAGAACATCAAAGTTTTTATGTTAATTCGGAATCAAAGCTAGTAATCTCCTTCAACAAATATGAGGTTGCACCAGGGTATATGGGCGTGGTTGAGTTTACAATACCAACAGATATTATTTCAGATATTTTAGTTGGCAATGAATATATTAAATAA
- a CDS encoding acyltransferase family protein, with protein sequence MINKMQNSEYITGLDGLRAFAVIAVVAYHLSFSWARGGFLGVDIFFVISGYLITSKIINSQEKDRSFNFKEFWRGRARRLMPAAYAMIITIFVWAAVFNRKLLTKLMGDITASFFHVTNWWFIFHKQSYFDSFASPSPLKNLWSLAIEQQFYFLWPIVIVGGFKLIKDKSKLANMIFIGALCSAAFMGVLYKPGHDPSRIYFGTDTRAFELLIGSWLAMVYPLKRNYRNNFYSKGASLNKKLVLNITSTLCLAIFSFSIIFVNEFNAFLYRGGMFLISLNAALLIACVSHPGSYLSRLFSWKPLLWLGRRSYGIYLWHYPVIVLSTPAYEIGNPSYLRVVIQVAATLVIANFSYNYIEKPFRKYGLKEGIKKVRLGNKFKCKNFISAERFPVIVLILVFLIVTATMTSVLKGKQQIEKAEAEPTETICEEEKLSEDRGESANSVSDTAPYKELLAIGDSIMLDISSALKNKYSSITIDGKVGRQVYQALQLVPSYSKFNAPDKAVIIELGTNAYFTNQQIDDLLNAFSKAHIYLVNVRVPRQWESNVNKALEKKAKEYENVTLIDWYSEAINHPEYFAEDSVHLKPKGIIALTELIDKAIKNNKPIS encoded by the coding sequence ATGATAAATAAGATGCAAAATAGTGAATACATAACTGGATTAGATGGTTTAAGGGCATTTGCTGTAATAGCTGTTGTAGCCTATCATTTAAGCTTTAGCTGGGCAAGAGGAGGTTTTTTGGGTGTAGATATATTTTTTGTTATATCAGGATACTTAATAACCTCTAAAATTATTAATTCTCAAGAGAAGGATAGGAGCTTTAATTTTAAAGAATTTTGGCGTGGACGAGCAAGAAGGTTGATGCCAGCAGCCTATGCAATGATAATAACTATCTTTGTATGGGCGGCTGTATTTAATAGAAAGTTATTGACTAAACTCATGGGAGATATAACTGCTTCTTTTTTTCATGTAACCAATTGGTGGTTTATTTTTCATAAGCAGTCCTATTTTGATAGCTTTGCTTCACCATCGCCTTTAAAAAATTTATGGTCATTAGCTATAGAACAGCAATTTTATTTTTTATGGCCAATTGTTATTGTAGGTGGTTTTAAGCTTATTAAAGATAAAAGCAAGCTTGCCAATATGATTTTTATTGGGGCCTTATGCTCAGCTGCGTTTATGGGAGTTTTGTACAAGCCTGGACATGATCCTAGCCGTATTTATTTTGGCACAGATACACGTGCCTTTGAACTGCTTATAGGAAGCTGGCTGGCTATGGTTTATCCATTGAAAAGAAATTATAGAAATAATTTTTATTCAAAAGGTGCTTCTTTGAACAAAAAATTAGTGCTGAATATCACAAGTACACTTTGTTTAGCTATCTTTAGCTTTAGCATAATTTTTGTGAATGAATTCAACGCTTTTCTATACAGAGGTGGCATGTTTTTAATTAGCTTAAATGCGGCCTTACTTATAGCCTGTGTTTCTCATCCTGGCAGCTATTTGAGTCGTTTATTTTCCTGGAAGCCTTTGCTGTGGCTTGGGAGAAGATCTTATGGTATTTATCTCTGGCACTATCCTGTAATTGTTTTAAGCACCCCAGCTTATGAAATAGGAAATCCATCATATTTGCGTGTAGTAATACAAGTAGCGGCTACACTTGTTATCGCAAACTTCTCCTATAATTACATAGAAAAGCCTTTCCGAAAGTATGGGTTAAAAGAGGGGATTAAAAAAGTTCGTTTAGGCAATAAATTTAAATGTAAGAATTTTATATCCGCTGAAAGATTTCCTGTCATAGTGCTTATATTAGTATTTTTAATAGTTACAGCCACTATGACCAGTGTATTGAAGGGAAAGCAGCAAATAGAAAAGGCTGAAGCAGAGCCGACTGAAACAATATGCGAAGAAGAAAAGCTTTCTGAGGATAGGGGTGAATCGGCTAATTCTGTATCTGATACTGCTCCCTATAAGGAATTGCTGGCTATTGGAGATTCTATCATGCTGGACATTTCATCAGCATTAAAAAACAAATATAGTAGTATCACCATAGACGGAAAGGTTGGCAGACAAGTGTATCAGGCATTACAACTAGTACCATCTTACTCTAAATTCAATGCTCCTGACAAAGCAGTAATTATTGAACTGGGTACTAATGCTTATTTTACAAATCAACAAATTGATGATTTGCTTAATGCTTTTTCAAAAGCACATATTTATTTAGTAAATGTGCGTGTTCCGCGTCAATGGGAAAGCAATGTTAATAAAGCTCTAGAGAAAAAGGCTAAAGAATATGAAAATGTAACCTTAATTGATTGGTACTCTGAAGCAATTAATCATCCTGAATATTTTGCAGAGGACAGTGTACATTTAAAACCAAAGGGGATTATAGCATTAACTGAGCTTATAGATAAGGCTATAAAGAATAACAAGCCCATATCATAG